TCGGCGGCGGTGCTGCGGGTGCTTCGGAGGGCGCCGCCGCCGTGGAGGCCCCTGCCCCGCCCAAGGCCGCTCCGGTGGCCGACTATCCCCCCACTGAGAAGCTGAAGCTGGAGAAGGAGCTGCTGGGCTTCTACATCTCCGACCACCCCCTGCGCCAACTCGCCTCCCAGGTGCGGCTGCTCACGCCGATCGGCCTGGCCAATCTCGAGGAGATGGCCGACAAGGCCAAGGTGAGCGTGGTGGTGATGGTGAGCGAGATCCGTCCGGTGACCACCCGCAAGGGGGACCGCATGGCCGTGCTCCAGCTGGAGGATCTCACCGGAGCCTGCGAGGCGGTGGTGTTCCCCAAGAGCTACGCCCGCCTGGCCGATCACCTGATGGTGGATGCCCGGCTGCTGCTCTGGGCCGGTGTCGACCGCCGCGACGACCGGGTGCAGCTGCTCGTGGACGACTGCCGCAGCATCGAGGATCTGCAGCTGGTGATGGTGGAACTGGCCCCTGAGCAGGCCGGAGACATCGCCGTCCAGCACCGCCTGCGGGAATGCCTCACCCGCCACCGTCCTGGCCAGGAGGAGGCGGGGGTGCGGGTGCCGGTGGTGGCGCTGGTGAAGCACCAGGATGAAACACGCTTCGTGCGCCTGGGAGGCCAGTTCTGCGTCGCCGATGCGTCGGCGGCCGTGCAGACCCTGGCCTCGGCCGACTTCAGGGCCTGGCTGCGCTCACCCCTGGGGAGTGCCTGAGCCGGAGCCCGGGCCCGCGGCGCCCTGGCGCATCGCCCGCACCGAGGCCCGCACCCGGCCGATGTTGACGCCGATCTGCTCGAGGCCCAGCAGGCTGCCCGGGCCATCCTCCCAGCTGGCCGAAAGCACGCCGTAGCTGAGGCCCAGCAGGCCGAGCAGGAAGAAGGCCCCCGAGCCCACCAGAGTGAGGCCGGGGGGAATGTCGAGCACACCCCGGCTCACCAGCAGGTAGCTGGCGACGAACACCCCCATGCCCAGGACGGTGGGGGTGCCGGTGGCGATGGCGATGCGCCGCACCATGCGGTTGGCCACCGCCTCGGGGATCACCTGCTGGCGCGGCGCCTTGGCCGGGGTCGTCGGTACGGGACGGTCTGCCCGGAAGGATTTCGGCTTCGGCCGACGGGCCATGGAACCGTCCTCAGCCGCGGATGCCGAGCTTCTTGATCAGTTCGGCGTAGCGGGTCTCGCTCTGGGCGCGGAGGTAGCCGAGCAGGCGCTTGCGGCGGCCGATCATCTTGAGCAGGCCCTGGCGCGAGGAGAAGTCATGGATGTTCTTCTGCAGGTGGCCACTGAGTTGCTGGATCCGCTCGCTCAACATCGCGACCTGCACTTCCACCGAGCCGGTGTCGGTGCCGTGGGCCTGATGGGAATTGATCAGTTCCTGTTTCTGGGTGGTGGTGAGCGGCATGGGCGGATCGGGGCCCGGACGGTGCAAACCAACACCTTAACGTGCGGCCCGTTGGCCCACCCCCGGAGCCGCCCGATTCAGGCCACGGCGCGGGACAGCCAGCGCAGACTTTCCCGGATCCAGTCGTCGGCGCCGGCGGAGGCGTCGAGGCCCGCGGCGACGGCCCGCAGGGCCCGGTGGATTTCCAGGGGCTCGTAGCCCAAGGCCACCAGGGTGATCTGCACCTCTTCGCGGCAGGGGGCCGAAGGGGCGCCGTCGACCCCATCGCCGGGCTCCCCGTCGTCCTCCAGGGGATCGACCAGGCCGGCGAAGCGCTCCTGCAGGCGCGCCCGCAGCTCCACCGACAGCCGTTCGGCCGTGCGCTTTCCCACCCCTGGAGCCAGGCAGAGGCTGCGCAGGTCGGCGTGGACGATGGCGCGCACCAGATCGGGCACCTCCAGCGCCCCGAGCAGGCCCAGGGCCATCTGGGGGCCCACGCCGCTCACGGCCACCAGCTCCCTGAACAGGTCCCGCTCGCGGCGATCGGGGAAGCCGTAGAGGGTCCAGCCGTCGTCACGGATGCTGTGGTGGATGTAGAGGCCCAGGTCGCTGCCCTCCTCCGGCAACCGGCGCCACTGGCGCAGGGTGAGCTGCACCTCGTACCCCACCCCCTGGCAGATCAGCAGCGCCCCGCATCGGTGAGCCTGCTGCCATGGTTCGGCCAGTCGCCCCTGCAGCCAGCCGATCATGGTGAAACGTGCGTCAGCCCCCATGCTGCCCCTCCTGCCAAGCCCCCAGCACCGCATCCCGTCGCTGCCTGCCCCGGTGCCGGCCCGGGTGCCGGGGGTGCTGCTGGCGGGGCTGCTGGCCGTGCTGCTGCTTCTGGGGGGCTGCAGCCGGGTCGGCCAGCCCCCCAGGGGGGTGCTGCTCGAGGCCCTGTCCCTGCAGATCCAGCTCACCCAGGGGGCGATCGCCCGGGCTCTCGACCTCCAGGCGGACGGCCTGCCCGAGGTGAGCCGGGTTCGGGTGGATGCCCAGGAGGCGGTGGCCATCGGGGCGGACCGCGGCCTGCATCTCACCGGCCGCTTCGACTGGCGCCTGCCGGGGGATGCCATCCGGGTCGACAGCCCCTTTGAGCTCTACCTGCAGCCTGGCTCCAGGGGGGAGAGCTGGCGGCTGGCCCGTCCCAGCGGCAGCAGCGATGGCAGCCGCCAGGACTGGATCACCGACCCCCTGCCCCTGCGCTCACGGGGCTGAGGGGGCCCCTTCGGAGAGCCGCAGCCAGCGGATGACTCGCGGCAGGGTCAGCCCCTGCACCAGGAGGTTGATCACCACGACGCAGAAGACGATGCCCCCGGCGTTCCTCACCAGGCTGGGCACGGTGGCCGGGTCGATGCCGCGCACCTGGGGGATGGCCTCCACCATCACGAAACTGAGGGCGAGGGGAACGGTTCCGCGCAGACCGCACCAGGACACGAGCAGGGACTCGCGCCGATCGAAGGGGGAGAACCGCTGCAGCAGCAGAATGCTCACCGGTCGGGCCACCAGCATCATGGCGATGGCGACGATGATGCCCTCCGGCACCGAGGGAAGCAGCGCCCGGGGATGGACGCTGAGTCCGAAGATCAGGAACACGGTGATCTCGGTCATGGTGTTGAACGGCAGCAGGGTCTGCTGCAGGGCCCCCGGTGTGATCCGTTCGTTGCTGTAGGGAAGATTGCTGAGCACCAGGCCGGCCATGTAGGCGCTGATGAAGCCGGATCCCCCCAGCAGCTCCGCCAGGCCATAGGAGATCAGGCCAATGGAGATGCCAAGAATCAGCAGCTGGCTCGGATCCCGCACCAGCCGGTTGAGGCTGAAGCGGCCGATGTAGCTCACGCACACCCCGACGAGCAGGCCCGAGCCGATCTTCTGCAGGAACGTCTGCAGCTGCTCCAGCACCACCGTGTGGCCACTGCTGCCGCCATCGATGCTCGTCAGGCCGATCACCAGGCCGAGGAAAAGAATGCCGGTGGGATCGTTCACCGCCGATTCGAACTGCACCAGGGCCGCCAGCTTCGGCGGGATCGCCTTCTGCAGTGACTGCAGCACATTCATGGTGGCTCCCGCATCGGTGGAGCCCAGACAGGCGGCGATCAGCATGGCCACCGCCAGCGGCATCTGCTGGAAGCCCAGTTCGATGCCGCCGGCATCGGGGGAGGCCACGAGCCAGATGATCACCCCCAGCAGCAGGCTGGAGAGGATCACCCCGCCCACCGCCAGGATGATGCCGTACTCGAGGAAACCGCGGATCGAGCGGATGTCGGTCTCGAGGCCGGCGTTGAACAGCAGAATCGACAGACTCAGGGCCTGCAGTCGCAGGATCGTGTCCTGGCTGAACAGGGTGACCGAGGGGTTGATCAGCAGCCCGAACAGCAGCACGCCGAGGATGGCCGGGACCCCGATCTTCAGGGAGAAGCGGCTGATGGCCAGGGTGCCGAGAAAGATGCCCCCGACCGTCACCATCATCAGCGGCAACGGCACCACACTGGGAGGAATCGCCGGCCGCAGCAGGCTCATCCCGGTTCCGTGGCCCAGGCCGGCCTCCGCCGTGGCCAGCCAGCAATGGAGCCCAACGGCGAGTGGCGGGGACAGCGGAGGAACCCAATCCGGCGGCGTCATCGTACGGGCGGCTCCCGTGCCGATTCCATCGCTGAGCCCACTCCGGGGGGCTTCCGAAGAGCGATCAGTGTGGCCACCAGGATCAGGCCCGCCCCGCCGGCGGTGGGCAGATCGATGGGTTCTCCGAAGATCCACCAGCCCCAGAGGGCGGCGAATCCCACCTGCACGTAGCTGATCGCCGTGGCCCGGGCCGCCGGCAGCTGAATGAGCGCCCGGGTGAGACCCACCTGGCCCAGCTGGGTGAACACCCCCACCGCCACCAGCCAGAGCAGCTCGGGCGGTGTGGGCAGTACCGGCTCCAGCAGCACCGCCGGCAGGCTGAGGGGAACGGCCACGAGTGGGAAGTAGAGGATGATCACGGACGGATGCTCGCTCTCCGCCAGGCGCCGCACGCTCACGTAGGCCACGGCGGTGAGCAGGGCGCCGGCCACCGCCACCAGCACCCAGGTTGCGGGCAGGGGGGCGCTGGCCGTGGGCCGGGCCACCAGCAGCACCCCCAGCCAGCCCAGTCCCATGGCCGCCAGCACCCGCCGCCCCAGCCGCTCGCCCAGCAGCAGCCAGGCCAGCAGCGCCGTGAAGGTGGGGTAGAGGTACTGGAGCACTGTGGCGGCGGCCAGGGGCAGGCGCACGACGGCGGCGTAGACGCAGAACAGGGCGGCACTGCCCACCAGACCCCGCAGCACCAGCAGCCCCCGGCGCTGCCCCCAGGGATCCACGCCGATCCGGCGCACCATGGCGTAGCTCAGGGCCAGGCTCACCAGGGCCCGGGCCAGCACCACCTCGGCCAGCGGGAGACGGTCGCCCACCTGCTTGACCCCCACCACCATCAGGCTGAAGGCGAGGGCGCTCAGCACCATCCAGGCCCCGGCCGGGAGGGCACCACCGCCGTCGGCAGGGCTGATTCGGTTCACACGGCGATCTCCAGCGGTGGTGGCAGGCCCCAGAATGGCGCCAGTCCGACCACCACCGCTGGTGGGTGCCGGCACCCGTTCCCCTTCACCCCTGCCCCCGGAGCCTGTCCTCCTTGAGCCTGCACCCTTGAACCTTCCCCGTCTCCACCCCCGCACGATCGAGGCCGTCAAGGAGCGGGCCGACATCGTCGATGTAGTGGGGGAGCACGTGGTGCTCAAGAAGAAGGGCCGTGAATTCGTTGGGATCTGCCCGTTCCACGACGACACATCCCCGTCGATGACGGTGTCGCCCGCCAAGCAGTTCTATTACTGCTTCTCCTGCGGGGCCGGCGGCAACGCCATCAAGTTCCTGATGGAGCTGCAGCGCACCAGCTTCAGCGAGGTGGTGCTGGATCTGGCCCGCAAGTACCAGCTGCCGGTTGAGACCCTCGACGGTCCCCAGCAGGAGCGCCTGCGCCAGCAGCTCTCCCGCCGCGACCGGCTGCACCGGGTGCTGGCCCTGGCGGCGGGCTGGTTCCAGGGCCAGCTGCGCTCGTCGGAGGGGGCGGCGGCCCTCACCTACCTGCGCCAGAGCCGCGGCCTCAGCGAGACCACCCTCGAGGCGTTCCAGCTCGGCTATGCCCCGGCCGGCTGGGACGGCCTGCTGCAGCACCTCCAGCAGGTGGAGGGCCTCGGCCCCGACCTGTTGGAGGCGGCCGGCCTGGTGGTGGCCCGCAAGGGGGGCGGCGGCTTCTACGACCGCTTCCGCGACCGGGTGATGGTGCCGATCCGCGACCGCCAGGGCCGGGTGATCGGCTTCGGCGGCCGGGGGCTGGACGGGGCCGAGCCGAAATACCTCAATTCCCCGGAAACGGAGGTGTTCGAGAAGGGCAAGCACCTGTTCGGGCTGGATCGGGCCGCCGACGCCATCCGTCGCGATGACCGGGCCGTGGTGGTGGAGGGCTACTTCGACGTGATCGCCCTGCACGCCGCCGGCATCACCAATGCGGTGGCCGCCCTCGGCACGGCCCTCAGCTCCAGCCAGATCACCCAGCTGTGCCGCTGCTGCGACAGCCGGCGCCTGATCCTCAACTTCGACAGCGACGGGGCGGGCATCCGGGCCGCCCAGCGGGCCATCGGCGAGGTGGAGCAGCTGGCGCTGCAGGGCCAGCTGGAACTACGGGTGCTGCACCTGCCCGCCGGCAAGGACCCCGACGAGTTTCTCCAGCAGCACGGCCCGGGAGAGTACCGCTCCCTGCTGGACCAGGCCCCCCTCTGGCTCGACTGGCAGATCGAGCAGGTGCTCGAAGGCAAGGATCTGGCCCGCGCCGACCAGTTCCAGCAGGCTGTCTCCGGACTGGTGCAGCTGCTGGGCAAGCTGCCCCAGTCGGCCGTGCGCAGCCACTACCTACAGCAGGTGGCGGAGCGCCTCTCGGGCGGTCAGGCCCGGCTGGCCATCCAGCTGGAGGAGGACCTGCGCCAGCAGGTCAAGGGCCAGCGCTGGCATGGCCGCTCGGCCCGATGGGAGCAACCCGGGGAGGTGGGCCACCGGGAGCGGGCCGAGGCGGAGATCCTGCGCCTCTATCTGCACTGCCCCGCCTGGCGCGGCGTGATCCGCGCCGAGCTGCGGCGCCGGGAGCTCGATGACTTCGCCCTCCAGCACCACCGCCAGCTCTGGGCCGCGATCGGGGAGCTGGAGGAGGACAACCTGGGGGCCGGCCGGCTCGAGGCCGTCAACCGGGGCACCGATCCGGGGCTGGACCTGGCCGACCTCGATCTGCCCCGCCTGCTGGGCGACCGGCTGCTGGTGGAGCAGAGCGCCCTGCTCGGTCGCCTCACCCCCCTGCTGGAGCCCAGCGAGGTGCAGCGGCTGGCCCTGGCCCACCCACCGCTGCAGCTGCGGGGGGCCACGGCGTCGCTGGAGCGCCAGCGGGTGCTGCGCCGCTGCCGTCACCTGCTCGATGCCTGGTCGAGCCAGCGCCTCCAGACCCTCGAGCAGTGCATCGCCCGGCTGCTGGAGGAGGAGCGTGACGCTCCCCCGCCGGCGGTCGCCCCCCCGGCGGCCGGCGCCGGCCTCGACATGGAGACCCGCATCCACGATCTCTTTGATGCGCTCAACGGCGACGCCCTGCGTTTCCAGGAGGCCTACTACGCCGAACGCCGCTACCTGAATCAGCTGGATGACGGCCGCCGCGCCGGCTACGAGGAGACCCTCACCGCCCCGGCCGCCTGAGGCCGGAATCCACTCGCCGCCAGCCGTTCTGCCTACAGTTTTGTTGGAGGCGAGGACCCATGGCGTCATATCCGGCCTTTCCCGTCCCCCCCGATGAGGACCAGCGGCTCCGCGACCTTGAGCGCTACGGCCTCCTCGAGGCCGATAGCGATGAGCACTTCGAGCGGATCCTGGATCTGGCCGCCGCCCTCTTCCGGACGCCCATCGTCGCCATCTCCCTGGTGGAGGCCGACCGTCAGTGGTTCCTGGCCAGCCGGGGCCTTGATGTGCGGGAAACCCCCCGTGAGATGGCCTTCTGCGCCCACGCCATCGTCCACGACGACGTGTTGGTGGTGCCCGATGCCCGCGCCGACGAGCGCTTTCGCAGCAACCCCCTGGTCTTCGCCGATCCCCACATCCGCTTCTATGCCGGTGCGCCGCTGCAGACGCCGGAGGGCCACAACCTCGGCACCCTCTGCGTCATCGACCGGGAGCCCCGGGACCTCAGCGCCGAGCAGCGCGCCGTGCTGCACCGTCTGGCCCAGCTGGCCATGCGGGAGCTGGAACTGCGGCGACTCGCCCACCTCTGCCCGGTCACCGGCCTGCCCACCCGCCACACCTTCCTGACCATCGGCGAGCGGGAGTTCGCCCGGGCCCGCCGCGATCAGCACCCCCTGTCGCTGCTGCTCTTCGATGTCGACAATCTGCGGCTGATCAACAACCGCTGGGGCCACGCCGCCGGCGACCGGGTGCTGGCCGATCTGGTCCAGCTGGCCCGCACCTTCCTGCAGGAGCAGGACTTCGCCGCCCGCGTCGGCGATGGTGCGTTCGCCCTGCTGCTGGTGGACATCGCCGCGGATCAGGCGATGGCCCTGGCGGAGGCCCTCCGCACCGCCGTCGCCCATCTGCCCGGCGTGTACACCCATTCCGACTTCCGCCTGCACATCAGTGGCGGCCTTACCGCCCTGGCCCCCCAGGATCACGGCTTCCCCGACCTGATCCTGCGGGCCGAGCGGGCCCTTGAGCTGGCCAAGGGCAACGGCCGCGACCAGGTCGCCAGCCTCTTCGAGCGCCCCTGAGGGCCTCAGGCCCGCACCACCGGCACATCGCTCAGGCGGGTGGTGGCCGCCCGGGACAGGCGCGAGCGGCGCATCGTCCAGCGGGGCCGCAGGCCGCAGGCGGCCCACTGCACCGTGCCGCTGCCATAACGGCGGTTGAGGCCGTCGACGGCGGCCATCAGGGCCTCGCGCCGCCGCTGCTGCTCGGGAGGCAGCGGCACCAGCAGATGGTGCTGCAGCAGTTCCACCGGCTGCAGATCCTGCAGCAGCACACCCGCCTTCTGCAGCGGCTTGTGGGGCCGGAACAGCCGCTCGGCCAGGGGCAGGGCGGCGGCGAGCAGCACGGCGGTGTCGTTGCTGGGCAGCGGCAGACGGGCGGTGGCGGCGTTGGCGTAGAAGCGGGTGCCGTTGAAGGGGCTGCTGCGCACGAACACGGTGACGCTGCCCGCCCGCTGCCCCTGGCGGCGCAGCTTCTCACAGGCCCGGCTGAGGTAGGTGGCGATCGCCTGCCGCAGGCCCTCGAGGCTGGTGACCGGCTCGCTGAAGCTGCGGCTGACGCAGGTTTCCTGCTTCGCCGGCGGTACGGCCACCAGGGGCAGGCAGCTGTGGCCGCGCAGCTCCTGCTGCAGGCGCACCCCCACCACGCCACAGCGGTGCCGCAGTTCGCCGCTCGGCCTGTCGCGCAGGGCCCGGGCGTTGGCGATGCCCCGCAGGCGGCACCAGCGGGACAGTTTGCGGCCGATGCCCCAGACGTCCTCGATGGCGATGGCCTCCAGCCAGGGGCCCGGATCCCCCGCCTGGCCCAGATCGAACACGCCGCCATGGGAGGGGTCGCGCTTGGCGATGCGGTTGGCGATCTTGGCCAGCACCTTGGTGGGGGCGATGCCCACCGCCACCGGCAGGCCCAGCTGGCGGCGCACCTGGCGGCGCAGGTCTTTCCCCCAGGCGGTGAGGTCGCCGTCGCCGGGCGGGCGGTGCAGGCGGCCGAAGGCCTCGTCGATGGAATAGACCTCCAGCTCCTCCACCCAGGCTTCGAGGCTGGCCATCAGCCGCTGGCTCATGTCGGCGTAGAGGCCGTAGTTGGAACTGCGCACCACCACGCCGCGGCGTTCCAGGTCGTGGCGCACCTGGAACCAGGGGGTGCCCATGGGAATGCCCATGGCGCGGGCCTCGGCGCTGCGGGAGACGATGCAGCCGTCGTTGTTGGAGAGCACCACCAGGGGTTTGCCGATCACGGTGGGATCGAGGGCCGCCTCGCAGGACGCGTAGAAGTTGTTGCCGTCGATCAGGACTGTGGCCTGGGCCATCGACCTCCCGGCAGCGAACGGATCACGTGCAGGGCCACGCCCCAGAGGCGGTCGTCGTCGCTGCCGCCGAGGGCCAGGGGCGGGTAGGCGGGGTTGGCCGCCTCCAGCCACCAGCGCGGCCCCCGGCGGACCAGGCGCTTGAGGGTGAACCCCCCCTCCAGCAGGGCCACCACGATGCGGCCGGAGCGGGGAGCGACCCCCCGATCCACGACGAGCAGATCACCGTGGCGGATGCCGGCACCGACCATCGAGTCACCGCAGACGCGCAGCAGCAGGCTGCGGTCGGGGTGGAGGTTCAGCTGGGCGTTGAGGTCGACCCCGGGGCCGTCCCCGCCGGGCCGGGGGTCGGCCGGGGGGTGCAGGTCGGGGTGGTGGGGATCGGGCACGGGCCCCGGGCGGCAGGCTTCACTCTAGTACGGATGTACTGGTCAGTCCCCGTCCTCAAGCAGCAGCTGCTGGAAGGCGGTGTAGAGCTCCCGTTCGGTGTCGTCGGCCGGGGGTCGCCGCGTCGCCCCGCTCCGGGGGGTCTGGGCGGGACGGCGGGAGGCGGTCCCGGGGGAGGCGTCGGCGCCGGTGGGCTCCCTGCCCGGCTCGCCGTTTCGGGCGCCGGGCGCCCCGGGAGGGGGGGCGCTGGCGGCGGGAGGCGTCTCCAGCTGCCGCA
This genomic stretch from Cyanobium gracile PCC 6307 harbors:
- a CDS encoding PAM68 family protein — encoded protein: MARRPKPKSFRADRPVPTTPAKAPRQQVIPEAVANRMVRRIAIATGTPTVLGMGVFVASYLLVSRGVLDIPPGLTLVGSGAFFLLGLLGLSYGVLSASWEDGPGSLLGLEQIGVNIGRVRASVRAMRQGAAGPGSGSGTPQG
- the rpsO gene encoding 30S ribosomal protein S15, translated to MPLTTTQKQELINSHQAHGTDTGSVEVQVAMLSERIQQLSGHLQKNIHDFSSRQGLLKMIGRRKRLLGYLRAQSETRYAELIKKLGIRG
- the ruvA gene encoding Holliday junction branch migration protein RuvA, with translation MIGWLQGRLAEPWQQAHRCGALLICQGVGYEVQLTLRQWRRLPEEGSDLGLYIHHSIRDDGWTLYGFPDRRERDLFRELVAVSGVGPQMALGLLGALEVPDLVRAIVHADLRSLCLAPGVGKRTAERLSVELRARLQERFAGLVDPLEDDGEPGDGVDGAPSAPCREEVQITLVALGYEPLEIHRALRAVAAGLDASAGADDWIRESLRWLSRAVA
- a CDS encoding cation:proton antiporter, giving the protein MSLLRPAIPPSVVPLPLMMVTVGGIFLGTLAISRFSLKIGVPAILGVLLFGLLINPSVTLFSQDTILRLQALSLSILLFNAGLETDIRSIRGFLEYGIILAVGGVILSSLLLGVIIWLVASPDAGGIELGFQQMPLAVAMLIAACLGSTDAGATMNVLQSLQKAIPPKLAALVQFESAVNDPTGILFLGLVIGLTSIDGGSSGHTVVLEQLQTFLQKIGSGLLVGVCVSYIGRFSLNRLVRDPSQLLILGISIGLISYGLAELLGGSGFISAYMAGLVLSNLPYSNERITPGALQQTLLPFNTMTEITVFLIFGLSVHPRALLPSVPEGIIVAIAMMLVARPVSILLLQRFSPFDRRESLLVSWCGLRGTVPLALSFVMVEAIPQVRGIDPATVPSLVRNAGGIVFCVVVINLLVQGLTLPRVIRWLRLSEGAPSAP
- a CDS encoding DMT family transporter, which translates into the protein MNRISPADGGGALPAGAWMVLSALAFSLMVVGVKQVGDRLPLAEVVLARALVSLALSYAMVRRIGVDPWGQRRGLLVLRGLVGSAALFCVYAAVVRLPLAAATVLQYLYPTFTALLAWLLLGERLGRRVLAAMGLGWLGVLLVARPTASAPLPATWVLVAVAGALLTAVAYVSVRRLAESEHPSVIILYFPLVAVPLSLPAVLLEPVLPTPPELLWLVAVGVFTQLGQVGLTRALIQLPAARATAISYVQVGFAALWGWWIFGEPIDLPTAGGAGLILVATLIALRKPPGVGSAMESAREPPVR
- the dnaG gene encoding DNA primase, producing MNLPRLHPRTIEAVKERADIVDVVGEHVVLKKKGREFVGICPFHDDTSPSMTVSPAKQFYYCFSCGAGGNAIKFLMELQRTSFSEVVLDLARKYQLPVETLDGPQQERLRQQLSRRDRLHRVLALAAGWFQGQLRSSEGAAALTYLRQSRGLSETTLEAFQLGYAPAGWDGLLQHLQQVEGLGPDLLEAAGLVVARKGGGGFYDRFRDRVMVPIRDRQGRVIGFGGRGLDGAEPKYLNSPETEVFEKGKHLFGLDRAADAIRRDDRAVVVEGYFDVIALHAAGITNAVAALGTALSSSQITQLCRCCDSRRLILNFDSDGAGIRAAQRAIGEVEQLALQGQLELRVLHLPAGKDPDEFLQQHGPGEYRSLLDQAPLWLDWQIEQVLEGKDLARADQFQQAVSGLVQLLGKLPQSAVRSHYLQQVAERLSGGQARLAIQLEEDLRQQVKGQRWHGRSARWEQPGEVGHRERAEAEILRLYLHCPAWRGVIRAELRRRELDDFALQHHRQLWAAIGELEEDNLGAGRLEAVNRGTDPGLDLADLDLPRLLGDRLLVEQSALLGRLTPLLEPSEVQRLALAHPPLQLRGATASLERQRVLRRCRHLLDAWSSQRLQTLEQCIARLLEEERDAPPPAVAPPAAGAGLDMETRIHDLFDALNGDALRFQEAYYAERRYLNQLDDGRRAGYEETLTAPAA
- a CDS encoding GGDEF domain-containing protein; the protein is MASYPAFPVPPDEDQRLRDLERYGLLEADSDEHFERILDLAAALFRTPIVAISLVEADRQWFLASRGLDVRETPREMAFCAHAIVHDDVLVVPDARADERFRSNPLVFADPHIRFYAGAPLQTPEGHNLGTLCVIDREPRDLSAEQRAVLHRLAQLAMRELELRRLAHLCPVTGLPTRHTFLTIGEREFARARRDQHPLSLLLFDVDNLRLINNRWGHAAGDRVLADLVQLARTFLQEQDFAARVGDGAFALLLVDIAADQAMALAEALRTAVAHLPGVYTHSDFRLHISGGLTALAPQDHGFPDLILRAERALELAKGNGRDQVASLFERP
- a CDS encoding Y-family DNA polymerase; the protein is MAQATVLIDGNNFYASCEAALDPTVIGKPLVVLSNNDGCIVSRSAEARAMGIPMGTPWFQVRHDLERRGVVVRSSNYGLYADMSQRLMASLEAWVEELEVYSIDEAFGRLHRPPGDGDLTAWGKDLRRQVRRQLGLPVAVGIAPTKVLAKIANRIAKRDPSHGGVFDLGQAGDPGPWLEAIAIEDVWGIGRKLSRWCRLRGIANARALRDRPSGELRHRCGVVGVRLQQELRGHSCLPLVAVPPAKQETCVSRSFSEPVTSLEGLRQAIATYLSRACEKLRRQGQRAGSVTVFVRSSPFNGTRFYANAATARLPLPSNDTAVLLAAALPLAERLFRPHKPLQKAGVLLQDLQPVELLQHHLLVPLPPEQQRRREALMAAVDGLNRRYGSGTVQWAACGLRPRWTMRRSRLSRAATTRLSDVPVVRA
- a CDS encoding LexA family protein, which encodes MPDPHHPDLHPPADPRPGGDGPGVDLNAQLNLHPDRSLLLRVCGDSMVGAGIRHGDLLVVDRGVAPRSGRIVVALLEGGFTLKRLVRRGPRWWLEAANPAYPPLALGGSDDDRLWGVALHVIRSLPGGRWPRPQS